TGGAAGGTATAGTACGTCTCCTGTGGCAGCAGGGTTTCCAATAGTTCGTGTGCTTTCTCGCGTGAAGCGCTTGCTGGGATCAGACCAAGGCGTCTGGTGACACGGTGGATATGCGTATCCACGGGGAAAGCTGGCATATCTAGAGAAAAGAGCAGGATAATGGCTGCTGTCTTGGGACCAATGCCATTCATGGTAGTAAGCCATTGTTTTGCTTCTTCGACCCTCATCTGACGCAGGAAATCCAAGCTCAGTTTGCCCTGCCTCTCCGTGATGTACCGCAAGGCTTGCTGGATGCGCGGAGCTTTCTTTTGGCTCAGTCCAGCGATCTGAATTGCCTCCATCACTTCTTCAACTGGTGCATCACGGACCTGCTCCCAGGTAGGAAAACGCAGTCGTAGGGCGCTAAAAGCTTTATCGCGCAATACATCATTGGTATTCTGACTAAGGATGGTAGAGACCAACTGGGCAATGGGGTCTAGGTGCTGCTTTTGGGGACGCTCACCATAAAGCTGTACCAAGCGCTGATGCACTTCGAGTGTTTTCTCTTGGGGCTCCATGATCTGTCGTAGAACCTTCGTTTATTCTGGAGTGGGGCTGTGTGAGGCAAGCTCTTGCTGCAATACCTCTTCACCATATTCAAGCTGGAAGGCTTCCAAATAGGCTTTGAGCAGCCGCAGCAATTCCCTGGCGTCCTCTTGGGAAAGGCGCATCAGTGTCTCGCGCAGGCGCTTTTCGCGGCTGCCACGTACCTTATCCAGTAAATCCAGCCCTGCGGGAGTTAACTCTACCAGAACTTGGCGCCGATCGTGTGCACTGCGTCTCCGTTTTACCAACCCCATCTTCACCAGGCGACCGACAATACCAGTCACAGTGGCACAATGCTGTAAAGTGTCATAGGCCAATGTGCTCATGGTAGGGTTCTCGCCATGGGACTGAATAGAGCGCAGCACAAAAAACTGTGGTGGAGTAAGACCAAAACTATCTAGGTCCTGTGCAAAACGTCGTTGTTCTAGCCACCCAACGCGCAAGATCAATTGCTCAATGCTCGCTAGCTGTTTCAGGAGATCCTGCTTTTCCAATGCGCTCCTCTTATCAAGTAGAGAATTCATCAATTGGTTATTTAGCAATGCTAAATATATCACAGGTATGCAGGTTTGTCAAGCAGCGCGATAAAAGCACTTTCATGGTCTTGCCCCCTTGTTATGATGATTCACACAAGAACGGGTATAAGATCTACTCGGTTTGACAGGCACCCGAAACCGAGGTAATCTACTATCGGTGCGGATCAGAGTGGCATGAAATCTCCATCGCAGCGTGGGAGAGGGAAAGTTGAGCATGAAGAAAACAGCGCTGCTTTTGATTGCCATACTCGCTATAGTCCTCATTGCGTTGATTGTCTTGCGCCTTGCACCACGACAAAGCTCCCAAACATTTTTGCTTCGTGAAACAGTGCCAAGTGCCCAGGAGACAGCCCTCGTCATAGTGCATGCCCCTGGCAGGATAGTGCCCGGCAGACAAGCTACCCTGACTTTTCCATTGGAGGGCTTGTTAGCAGAGATTGTCGTAAAGGTAGGCGAGCGAGTTCAGGCAGGGCAGCAGCTAGCGCGTCTAGATACCCGACAAGCGGAATTGAGCATCGCTCACGCTGAGGCCACATTGAAGGTGCGCGAGGCGCGCCTCAGACAACTTACCACAAGACCAACCCTGGCTGAGTTCCTGGCGGAGAGGGCTCTGGGAGAAGCAGTGCAAGCATTGAGCGAGGCTGCAGAAAAGCAGATTGATCTGCGAGACAAGCAATTAGCCGTTGCAGATGCAGAGCTGAAATTAGCTGAATTGGCGTTGCGCGATGCACAGCGCGCCTATGAGCAAGTCGCATGGCGTCCTGATATAGGAATGCTGCCAGAGGCGCTGGCTTTAGAGCAGGCCACAGCTGAGTATCAGCGGGCACAAGCGAACTACAACTCGACATTGGCGACGAATGAGTACCTCTCTGCTCTCCATAACGCTGCGCTCCAAGTGGTGCAGGCCCAACTAGAGGTGCAAAAGTCACAGCGTTCGATCACGGATGATGAAAAGGCGATCGCCGAAGGGGAGGTTGAACAAGCACGACTTGCTTTGGAGCAGGCGAAGCTCAATTGGGCGAATACGATCCTGACCGCCCCTTTTTCAGGAACTATTGTTTCGATAGAAGCAGAAGTCGGCCAGGTGGTCAACCAAGCCATGCCTGTATTAGTTCTGGCAGATCTTGATCATTGTCATGTCGAGGCGCAGGTTAACGAGCAGGACGTCGGGCGTGTGCAAGTAGGCCAGGAGGCAACCATTACCTTGAAGGCCTTCCCCGATACCCCCCTCAAGGGAAAGGTCATTTCCATTGCGTCATTGGCTAACAATACAGAGGGGGAGGCCAATTATACGGTGAGGATAGCACTAGTCCCTACTGATTTGGCAATCCTGCCTGGCATGACCGCCATGGTGGACATAGCTACCTCCGTGCCGGTGGTCAGGGGTGTAGGTATTACTCCGACGTTGACCAAGGCGACTCCAACCCCTGACCCTTATCAGATTCCGAGGGAGCATATGGTGACATTCGATATTGAGCAGCGGGGTGTTCGCGATCCTGAGGTATTGCGTGCTATGAGGACTGTGCCTCGCCATGAATTTGTGCTTCCTAACTATGTGAACCGGGCATATGGTGATCACCCATTGCCTATTGGTTATGGCCAGACCATTTCGCAACCCTATATCGTGGCAGTGATGACTGAGTTGCTGAAGCTGAAGCGTGGCGAGCGGGTGCTAGAGATTGGTACTGGCTCTGGTTACCAGGCTGCGATTCTGGCGGAGCTGACCGATGAAGTATACAGTGTAGAGATCATCGAGGAGCTGTACAAAAGAGCCACTGAGACATTGACCCGACTTGGCTACTCCCATGTGAAGACCAAGCATGCCGATGGTTACTATGGCTGGGAGGAATATGCTCCTTACGATGCTATTATTGTTACCTGCGCTCCTGACCATATCCCACAACCGTTGATCAACCAACTCAAAGACGGCGGACGCCTGGTGATTCCTGTTGGCCCTCCAGGCGGCTACCAGACATTGTGGTTAATTGAGAAGCACGGGGACGAGATCATGTCTAAAGAAATCATGGGAGTCGTCTTTGTCCCCTTGACAGGTACACATCCTTCTCGTTAGCAATCCTTTGGAGAAGAGCAGAAGCAGCTCCCGTGCTACCAGATACTGGACGGTGGGGTGGATGCTGCGCCTTGTTTCTAAGACTGATTTGGCTCCCGCACAAAGGCTAGTAACAAGATCATGGCTACAGCAGCGCCAATCAAGTTGCCTAAAATAGGACCTCGGAATCCGAAGGCTTCGTAGATTAGACCTCCTACATAGGGCGCAGGAAAGGATAACAGCCCGCGGAAAGTACCTAGCCTGCCTATCTCTTCTGCGCGTTGTCGCTCAGGAACGCTATTGGCAATCCAGGCCGTGAAAGCTGGCGTCCAAGTTGCTACAACTAGACCCCAAAAGATCTCTAGCATGAGAAAGGCGGGGAAGGATTGTACAATAAGCCATCCTGTGGCCACAAACACAGCAATTGCTTCCGATAAGGCTAGAAAAGGTATGTAACCGCGCCGATCTACCCATTGCCCAATAAACCATTGTGAGATAGCCCAGCTTGCAGAGCTCACGCTGGCCATGAGCCCCAATTGAAATGGCGTAAATCGGTATACTTTGGTAAGCAAGCCAGGCAAGATTCCAGCGCCCATACCATAAGCGAACATATCTATCGTGACAGCGACGTAAAAACTGCGTAATCCCGATGGAGGCGTCATAATCCTCTTGAGCAGGGCCCAAAACTCAGAAGCGATCAATGGTGTGCGAGCCTCTGAGTGCAGCGTCTCATGCAAAGCAAAAGCAACTAGACATAAGGTGACAAATTCCAGCAAGGCGCCAACTAGGAGCACAGCCAAAAAACCATAGCGGCTAGCCAGAAATCCGCCCAAAGTTGGGGCAAAGATACCCGAAGCAGCGAATGTCACTCCTATACGACCGAAGGCCAGGCCGCGCTCTGCTGGCGGTACGGACTCAGCCGTGATCGACTCGGTCGCAGGGCGGGCGATGGCGGTCAATCCGAGCATGACCACGCCAGGCAAGAGCAAGCGCCATTCGCGAAGCCATCCAGCCAAAGCAAAGGCAACCATTGCCACAATCCCGAAAGCACTGGCAATGACTACAAATGGCTTGCGCCCGTGGCGATCGGATAGCCATCCACCTACGGATAGCGTTGCTGTGGACATGATGCCCTGAAACCCTCCAATGCTTTCCAGCAAGCCCAGCACTGGCATTGAGGCACCCAGGCTGAGGACAAAAGGTTGCCAGATAGCCCGCACCATATTCCAGCGGCAGCCAAAGAAAAAGTTGCGTAGCGCCAGCACGCGCAAATTCTGCATAGGCAGGGATTTTGGGGGCGGCTGGGGAGATGCAGTGTTCATGGCATTGTTTTCGACGTAGGATGTGATTGCAGGTACATCATGACCGCACTGGCCAGGAAATATGTCAATGCTCCCGCAACGAGAATACGAGAGAAACCGAAACTAACTGCGCCCATCACTGCTAAGATAGAGCTGATGACTGAAGCAAAGCCGTTGACTGCCCAAGCCCAAGGAATCCATTGTGGAGCACGTTCCTCCAATAGGCGAATGCCCCCTGGCATGGGCTGTCCAAGCAAAAAGCCGAGGGGACCGAGGCTAAGTACAGCAACGATCAGGCGCAAAGGAAGGCTCCAACCAATAGCAAGAGCGAACAACTCAGAGAGCAAAAAGGGATAAGCGAGCACGACTACGATCAGGACAGGCAAGACGCGCAGCAGGGGGAAGCGGTTGGCTACAAAGCTACCCAAGCCTGAAAAGAGCAAGATGGAAAATAATACGAGGGAAAATGAGTATGTAGGCTGGCCCAAGAATAAGATGAATTGCTGTAGCAAAGGCATCTCAACAAAGAGGAATCCCAAGCCCAGGCAGGCAAAATACAGCAAGTAAAGAGCAGTCAAGTGTAATGAGAATGAGGCGATGAGCTTTTTGCGTGGGCTCAAAACAAGCGGCAATAGAATAAACACGGCAGATAGGAACATCGCTAGTACCAGGAGAGCTACCAGGATAAGGAAGCCGCTGCCGCCAAAGGGCTGCCATGTTTTGCCTAACCCCCTTAGAATGCTTTGCGTCTGGGCCCATTTGAAATAATGGAAGAAAAAAGGGCGGTCATCGCTTGGTGGTGAAACTTCATAGGGGTATTGTTGGAAGAAATCCTGCTTTCCACTGCCCGTGAGGACTTGGCGGAAGGTATCGTAGTGCGCTGTATCACGAAGTACGTTGTAACGATTGGTCTCCTCGGCTGTCACATCCATGTAGTAAATCAAATCAAAGTGGCATGTCGCGCAGAACTCTTTAAACCGCGCGATTTCATCACCGCGAAAGGGACTACGTTTGGCCAGGATTGTAACCGTGGACCAGGTGCGAAGGGCGATAACTCGTTGCGAGGGGTCTCCGATGCCAGCTCGTTGCAATGCCTCTGCCACCAATGCGCAGGCGCGTAATTCTTCCGTAGGCGGTGATTGCACCCATCTGGTAATCACCAGAATGCCCTCTTCTCGCAAGTGGTTCAAATATTCAATGAAGGCTTCCACCGTGTAAGCATAGGATTCGGATAGACTGTAAGCTCCCGAGATAACGGGCTGGTACGTATCGCTCAGAGACAGCTGCACGACATCAAACCGCTCCTGGGAGCGGCGGAGATAGCTCCGTGCTTCTTCCAAGACGACGGTGACTCGCGGATCATCGTAGGCTACCGTACCGCATTTATTCGCTTGCTCACGTACAGCCTGTACAACCAACGAATTGCTCTCTAAGGCGACGACAGATGACGCACCGTTAGATAGCGCAGTCAAGAGGTCCAGTCCTCCGCGGGGCTCGATCACCAGAGCTCGTGCACGAGGGCGCAATAGGTAAGCCAGCGTCGTAGGCAGGTATCGTAGGAAACGTTCATCGGCTGGGCTTTGCAGGCAGGTAATAGGACTTAAATTGGCGCCATCTACCAAAAGCCCCAATTGTCTGGGCAAATCCTCGGTGAAAGATAGGCTTAGCCCTGGCGCAGAGTGGATGGCTGTGCTTTCCACTACGTCCACGCGGGAGAAAGCGTTCCAGCGACTGAAAATTAGCTTGGCTTCTGGGAAGAGCAAGGATATGCTTAATGTCTTGTAAGGGGACAAACGCAAGGCCAAGCATGTAGGTGGATGCAGCAACATAGCGAGCAAAATCACAAGTAGTGCAGGGTAGAGAATATACGAGGCAGGCCGTCGCATAAATTCTTGCCAATTCTTAGGCAAAGGAGCGGCACCTAGACTGAAGGTGAGGGCTGCTACCAGTCCCAGAATGCCGGCGCTGATTACAGCTCCAGTCCCTCCCAGGATTGGTACAAAGACCAGCACCAGCAGGCTGCCTGCAGCTGAGCCCGCCAGGTTGGCAGCATACAACACATTTGCCCGCCTAGGCCAGGCAGCAAGGGAAAGACCAATGCACAGTCCTGCAAAGAAGAAAGGCAGGATCAGAGCTGGATAGTAAAGGGTTAGGTAGAGCAACTGTCGCTGCTCCAAAGCAATGCGATAGGAGTCGAAAGGGACATAGTTAATCGCCAGGTAAGCAACCAGGATGCTGATAGAGAAGAAACAGGCATTCGTTGCCAGGCGTTCCATCACGACATAATCCTGGTTGTGAGAGGATCTGTCGGTAGGGAATTGTTGGCTACTTGACTTTGGCGGGCGCAGCGTTAGCCATGTGCCGCTTGCTCCAAAACCCAGCAGTGCTACGCTGACACTGATGAAAGCAAAGTGGTACCACTGTGTTACTGCAAAGAGGCGTGTCAGGATGAGTTCAAAAAACAGCATCGCTGCCGATATGAGAAAGACGCCAGCGTATAAGGTGATCATTTGTGCACCTCGACAGCTACCAAGGGCCAGTTTCCAGTGGACAGCGGGCAAGCATCGCACCTGTAAAGCATTCGTCGTGGCTTTTCTCAGGTGCTACCTAAGTGCCCCAATCTCTGGGGTATAGAAAATCATGCCCCACATCGCGCCGGCTAACCTTGGCGATAATCGGCGGCATGCGCTTGAACTGCGAGGCGCGCATTTTGCGAAGCACCGTGTCCACAAAATGGGCATCAAATCCAGCTGCGATCGCTTCTTCGCGTGTGTACCGTTCGTCCACCAATAGGCAGAGGAGTTTATCAACTTCGGCATAGGTGAAACCAAGTTCGCCTTCGTCTGTCTGGCCAATCCATAGGTCCGCAGATGGGGGCTTTTGTATGATATGCTCTGGAACGCCTACTGCTCTTGCCATCTGACGCACTTGAGTTTTGTACAAATCCCCAAGCGGATTGATCGCTGATGCCATGTCGCCGAAGATCGTTCCATAGCCAAGGAGCAACTCCGTCTTGTTGCTGGTGCCAATGGGCAGGCCATTCCAAACAACAGAGTGATCGTAGAGAATGATCATGCGCATTCTTGCCATGACGTTACCCCGGCGTATATCGCTCATCTCTGGGTCTTGTTCCAGATAGGGGTCTACCATTGGCGTAATATCCACGGTCTTGCTGTGTACCCCTGTGAGCTCTATAACTTGTTTGGCATGCTCGGCGCTATCTGGCGTGCTGGTTCGATAGGGCAGAAGAAGAGCCAATACATTTTCGGCGCCGATGGCCTCAACCGTGAGAAAGCATGTCAAGGAGGAATCCACCCCTCCAGACAGATTTAGCACCGCTTTCTTGAAGCCAAAGCGTTCCAACTCGTGCCGCAAGAAAGCAACTAAGACATGACGTGTTACATCCGTATTCAGCAACAACTTGGCAGCGATGTCCAAAGTTCACCTCCGTGTACGAGCGGGAGCCTTACGTGATAGCAATCGCTCTGGAATGGGAAATGGCTTCATTCTCACTTATTACTCGTTACTCCTCATAGTACAAGATCCGCTCCACTTCCCGACACAACAGCTCCGGCCGCTCATCCCGTAGTAGCGGCAACTGTATCCTGACACGCCGCAGGGCGCCTAAATCCAATTCTGCGACCAGCAAAGCCTCCTCAAAGTAAGGGGCTTGCGCCACAAGCTTACCATCTGGCCCAAATATCGTCGAGCCACCCCAAAAATTGAGCCCATCCTCAAATCCTACTCGGTTGCAATGCAGGACAAAATTGGTGAGAAAAGTGGCATATACTTGATTGATCAATTCCACAGAGCGTGAACTGCCCAGCACAGCCTCGGGACTCAAGCCTCTCCCAGGGCTAGCGGAAATCAGCAGCAGGATATCCGCTCCATCTAGCCAAAGGGCATAGGGCGAACTCATGTGCCAGAAATCTTCGCAGATCAGAATGCCCATGCGTGCGAAGCGAGTGTGGAAAGCGCGGAGACTGTCCCCCGCAGCCAGGTAACGGCCCTCTTCAAACATGCCGTAAGTAGGCAAATAAACCTTGCGATGTACGTGGACGATTCGCCCTTGTGATAAATAAGCAGCCGCAATGTAGTAGCGATGGCGCTGATCCTCCTCTACAAAGCTAACAACCAGATCCATAGCCTGGCTTGCAGAGAGCAGTTCGGTCATAGTTGGGTTGGTTTCTGCGCTCGATATAGCTACATCGGGTACCAAGTCTTTTAATAAGTAGCCGGTCAGCGATAGTTCCGGGAAGCAGAGCAATTGCACTTTTTGCTCCTTTGCCTTTTCAATGGTGTCTAGGTGTAGATGTAAGTTGCTCTGTACGTCCCCCAGCTTGGGACTGATCTGCGCTAGGCCAACTTTTATTTTTGTCATCTTGATCTCCCTCGCATTTTTGCCCTTCGTCTGAACCATAGATACATCAGCAACATGGCAGCAATGGCAACTTCTATCACTTCTGCTACTTGTGTGATGCGGAGAAACCCAAGGGATGGGGCTTCATCGGCTCGGGTAAATTCCAGTAGGAAGTGTCCTAGGCCATTGGTGAACAGATAGATCAATCCTAGCGAACCAGGCTGCAGATGCAACCTACTCAATCTGTGCAAACCGAGGAATAGCAAGACACCTAGGGCACAGGCCAAAGCTTGGGTCGGAAGGCGCAGCGCGCAAATGCCGTAGAGATCTGGCAACCAGATACTGAACGGAGAGCGCATAATCAAGCCATAATTGGCCCCATGTATCCACGCGCCAACCCAACCTAGAGCCTGAGCCAGGGATACGGCAGGCGCCGCCAAGTCCATAAGATGAGGAAAGGATAGGCCTGTAAAGAACGAATAAAGCAATAGGGCAAATATCCCTCCAAGTAACCCCCCTTGAAAGACCAATCCACCTCCCCAGAAATTGAGCAGTGCAGCTGGATGGCCTGCATAGTCCGCCCAATTTGGCAAAACATAGGCTAGGCGAGCGCCAATAAGGCCACATGCTAGTACCCATAGTGCAGCGTCCAATATTTGCAGGCTTAGGTATCCCGTCCTATTCCCTCTAAGTTTGGCAGCCCGATAGCATTGCCACTGCGTGTAAATCACAGCGGACACAATGCCCAACCAGATAAACACCGAGTATGAATACAAAGAAAAAGATCCATAGCGAAGCAGGATAGGATGCATAAGTGGTATCTACCTCTTATCCATTCTCTACCAATCCAGTGAAGACAAAGACGGCTTCCATGTCGTCAGGCATTGGCATGGGATACCCAATCTATATGTATTGGGACCATTCTTATTCCTGAAGAC
This Chloroflexota bacterium DNA region includes the following protein-coding sequences:
- a CDS encoding prolipoprotein diacylglyceryl transferase, whose product is MYSYSVFIWLGIVSAVIYTQWQCYRAAKLRGNRTGYLSLQILDAALWVLACGLIGARLAYVLPNWADYAGHPAALLNFWGGGLVFQGGLLGGIFALLLYSFFTGLSFPHLMDLAAPAVSLAQALGWVGAWIHGANYGLIMRSPFSIWLPDLYGICALRLPTQALACALGVLLFLGLHRLSRLHLQPGSLGLIYLFTNGLGHFLLEFTRADEAPSLGFLRITQVAEVIEVAIAAMLLMYLWFRRRAKMRGRSR
- a CDS encoding protein-L-isoaspartate(D-aspartate) O-methyltransferase, giving the protein MSMKKTALLLIAILAIVLIALIVLRLAPRQSSQTFLLRETVPSAQETALVIVHAPGRIVPGRQATLTFPLEGLLAEIVVKVGERVQAGQQLARLDTRQAELSIAHAEATLKVREARLRQLTTRPTLAEFLAERALGEAVQALSEAAEKQIDLRDKQLAVADAELKLAELALRDAQRAYEQVAWRPDIGMLPEALALEQATAEYQRAQANYNSTLATNEYLSALHNAALQVVQAQLEVQKSQRSITDDEKAIAEGEVEQARLALEQAKLNWANTILTAPFSGTIVSIEAEVGQVVNQAMPVLVLADLDHCHVEAQVNEQDVGRVQVGQEATITLKAFPDTPLKGKVISIASLANNTEGEANYTVRIALVPTDLAILPGMTAMVDIATSVPVVRGVGITPTLTKATPTPDPYQIPREHMVTFDIEQRGVRDPEVLRAMRTVPRHEFVLPNYVNRAYGDHPLPIGYGQTISQPYIVAVMTELLKLKRGERVLEIGTGSGYQAAILAELTDEVYSVEIIEELYKRATETLTRLGYSHVKTKHADGYYGWEEYAPYDAIIVTCAPDHIPQPLINQLKDGGRLVIPVGPPGGYQTLWLIEKHGDEIMSKEIMGVVFVPLTGTHPSR
- a CDS encoding MFS transporter, with product MNTASPQPPPKSLPMQNLRVLALRNFFFGCRWNMVRAIWQPFVLSLGASMPVLGLLESIGGFQGIMSTATLSVGGWLSDRHGRKPFVVIASAFGIVAMVAFALAGWLREWRLLLPGVVMLGLTAIARPATESITAESVPPAERGLAFGRIGVTFAASGIFAPTLGGFLASRYGFLAVLLVGALLEFVTLCLVAFALHETLHSEARTPLIASEFWALLKRIMTPPSGLRSFYVAVTIDMFAYGMGAGILPGLLTKVYRFTPFQLGLMASVSSASWAISQWFIGQWVDRRGYIPFLALSEAIAVFVATGWLIVQSFPAFLMLEIFWGLVVATWTPAFTAWIANSVPERQRAEEIGRLGTFRGLLSFPAPYVGGLIYEAFGFRGPILGNLIGAAVAMILLLAFVREPNQS
- a CDS encoding carbon-nitrogen hydrolase translates to MTKIKVGLAQISPKLGDVQSNLHLHLDTIEKAKEQKVQLLCFPELSLTGYLLKDLVPDVAISSAETNPTMTELLSASQAMDLVVSFVEEDQRHRYYIAAAYLSQGRIVHVHRKVYLPTYGMFEEGRYLAAGDSLRAFHTRFARMGILICEDFWHMSSPYALWLDGADILLLISASPGRGLSPEAVLGSSRSVELINQVYATFLTNFVLHCNRVGFEDGLNFWGGSTIFGPDGKLVAQAPYFEEALLVAELDLGALRRVRIQLPLLRDERPELLCREVERILYYEE
- a CDS encoding endonuclease III, which produces MEPQEKTLEVHQRLVQLYGERPQKQHLDPIAQLVSTILSQNTNDVLRDKAFSALRLRFPTWEQVRDAPVEEVMEAIQIAGLSQKKAPRIQQALRYITERQGKLSLDFLRQMRVEEAKQWLTTMNGIGPKTAAIILLFSLDMPAFPVDTHIHRVTRRLGLIPASASREKAHELLETLLPQETYYTFHLNIIRHGREVCQARRPRCERCALRELCDHYRNVMFSQSGSHPQAREGDQI
- a CDS encoding MarR family transcriptional regulator: MEKQDLLKQLASIEQLILRVGWLEQRRFAQDLDSFGLTPPQFFVLRSIQSHGENPTMSTLAYDTLQHCATVTGIVGRLVKMGLVKRRRSAHDRRQVLVELTPAGLDLLDKVRGSREKRLRETLMRLSQEDARELLRLLKAYLEAFQLEYGEEVLQQELASHSPTPE
- a CDS encoding NAD+ synthase, producing the protein MAAKLLLNTDVTRHVLVAFLRHELERFGFKKAVLNLSGGVDSSLTCFLTVEAIGAENVLALLLPYRTSTPDSAEHAKQVIELTGVHSKTVDITPMVDPYLEQDPEMSDIRRGNVMARMRMIILYDHSVVWNGLPIGTSNKTELLLGYGTIFGDMASAINPLGDLYKTQVRQMARAVGVPEHIIQKPPSADLWIGQTDEGELGFTYAEVDKLLCLLVDERYTREEAIAAGFDAHFVDTVLRKMRASQFKRMPPIIAKVSRRDVGHDFLYPRDWGT